The following are encoded in a window of Methylocystis rosea genomic DNA:
- a CDS encoding tetratricopeptide repeat protein has protein sequence MKLIATVALSFMLALAGSALAEDYENAVSATRRGDFAGAFKLLKPLAEKGDARAQGDLGAMYLTGKGVAANPKEALKWLRLAADHGNASAQFNLGTMYLEGQVVMRDYKEAMKWNLLAAGQGLAAAQVNIASMYYDGVGVAQDYKEAAKWLRLAAEQGDADAQLNLGNMYVAGQGVERDLLRGFMWTQLATESLSMGETEKKAVRDMSAKSLSPADAAKAQAMVARCKESKFKNCD, from the coding sequence ATGAAGCTGATCGCGACGGTTGCCTTGTCCTTTATGTTGGCGTTGGCAGGGTCAGCGCTTGCTGAAGACTATGAGAACGCCGTCAGCGCAACGCGACGCGGCGACTTCGCTGGCGCGTTTAAATTGCTCAAGCCGCTGGCCGAGAAGGGCGACGCGCGCGCGCAAGGCGACCTCGGCGCGATGTATCTCACAGGCAAGGGAGTCGCCGCCAATCCCAAGGAAGCGTTAAAATGGCTTCGCTTGGCCGCAGATCACGGGAATGCCTCCGCCCAATTCAATCTCGGCACCATGTATCTCGAAGGACAAGTGGTCATGAGAGATTACAAGGAGGCGATGAAGTGGAATTTGCTCGCCGCGGGCCAGGGATTGGCGGCGGCGCAAGTGAACATCGCCTCGATGTATTATGACGGCGTCGGCGTCGCGCAGGATTACAAGGAAGCGGCCAAATGGCTGCGGCTCGCGGCGGAGCAGGGCGACGCCGACGCGCAGTTGAATCTCGGCAACATGTATGTCGCCGGACAGGGCGTCGAGCGCGATCTGCTGCGCGGCTTCATGTGGACGCAGCTTGCGACGGAGTCGCTGTCGATGGGCGAGACCGAAAAGAAGGCGGTGCGCGACATGTCGGCAAAGTCATTGTCGCCGGCAGACGCCGCCAAGGCTCAAGCCATGGTCGCTCGCTGCAAGGAATCGAAGTTTAAAAATTGCGACTGA